In Mus caroli chromosome 19, CAROLI_EIJ_v1.1, whole genome shotgun sequence, a genomic segment contains:
- the Ranbp6 gene encoding ran-binding protein 6 isoform X1 produces MAAAGSASLPATVSEKQEFYQLLKNLINPSCMVRRQAEEVYENIPGLCKTTFLLDAVRNRRAGYEVRQMAAALLRRLLSSGFEEVYPNLPPEVQRDVKIELILAVKLETHASMRKKLCDIFAVLARNLIDESGTNHWPEGLKFLIDSIHSKNVVLWEVALHVFWHFPGIFGNQDRHDLDIIKRLLDQCIQDQEHPAIRTLSARAAATFVLANENNIALFKDFADLLPGILQAVNDSCYQDDDSVLESLVEIADTVPKYLGPYLEDTLQLSLKLCGDSRLSNLQRQLALEVIVTLSETATPMLKKHTNIIAQAVPHILAMMVDLQDDDDWVNADEMEEDDFDSNAVAAESALDRLACGLGGKVVLPMTKEHIMQMLQSPDWKCRHAGLMALSAIGEGCHQQMEPILDETVNSVLLFLQDPHPRVRAAACTTLGQMATDFAPNFQKKFHEIVITALLRTMENQGNQRVQSHAASALVIFIEDCPKSLLILYLENMAKSLHSILVIKLQELIRNGTKLALEQLVTTIASVADAIEESFIPYYDIFMPSLKHVVELAVQKELKLLRGKTIECISHVGLAVGKEKFMQDASNVMQLLLKTQSDLNNMEDDDPQTSYMVSAWARMCKILGKDFEQYLPLVIEPLIKTASAKPDVALLDTQDVENMSDDDGWQFVNLGDQQSFGIKTSGLEAKATACQMLVYYAKELREGFVEYTEQVVKMMVPLLKFYFHDNVRVAAAEAMPFLLECARIRGSEYLSQMWQFICDPLIKAIGTEPDTDVLSEIMNSFAKSIEVMGDGCLNDEHLEELGGILKVKLEGHFKNQELRQVKRQEENYDQQVEMSLQDEDECDVYILTKVSDILHSLFSTYKEKILPWFEQLLPLIVNLICSSRPWPDRQWGLCIFDDIIEHCSPTSFKYVEYFRWPMLLNMRDNNPEVRQAAAYGLGVMAQFGGDDYRSLCSEAVPLLVKVIKCANSKTKKNVIATENCISAIGKILKFKPNCVNVDEVLPHWLSWLPLHEDKEEAIQTLNFLCDLIESNHPVVIGPNNSNLPKIISIIAEGKINETISHEDPCAKRLANVVRQIQTSEELWLECTSQLDDEQQEALQELLSFA; encoded by the coding sequence ATGGCGGCGGCCGGGTCTGCAAGCTTGCCGGCGACCGTGTCGGAAAAGCAGGAGTTTTACCAGCTTCTGAAGAACCTGATCAATCCAAGCTGCATGGTGCGGAGGCAAGCCGAGGAGGTCTATGAGAATATCCCAGGTCTGTGTAAGACTACCTTCCTCTTAGACGCCGTCCGAAATAGAAGAGCAGGTTATGAGGTGAGACAAATGGCTGCCGCACTGCTACGACGGCTTTTGTCCTCAGGGTTTGAGGAGGTCTATCCAAATCTACCTCCTGAAGTGCAGAGGGATGTCAAGATTGAACTGATATTGGCCGTTAAGTTAGAAACACATGCTAGCATGAGGAAAAAGCTCTGTGATATTTTTGCGGTGCTGGCCAGGAATTTGATAGATGAGAGCGGCACTAACCATTGGCCAGAAGGTCTGAAATTCCTCATTGATTCGATCCACTCTAAAAATGTGGTTCTGTGGGAAGTTGCACTTCACGTTTTCTGGCACTTTCCTGGGATTTTTGGGAACCAAGATCGTCACGATTTGGATATCATCAAGAGGTTGTTGGACCAGTGTATTCAAGATCAGGAGCATCCAGCAATCAGGACATTATCTGCTAGAGCTGCAGCTACGTTCGTCCTTGCTAATGAAAACAATATTGCTCTTTTCAAAGACTTTGCGGATTTGCTTCCTGGAATCTTACAGGCTGTGAATGATTCCTGCTACCAGGATGATGATTCTGTGCTAGAATCCCTTGTTGAGATTGCAGATACTGTACCTAAGTACTTGGGTCCCTATCTAGAAGATACTCTGCAGTTGAGCCTGAAGTTGTGTGGAGACTCTAGGCTTAGTAACCTGCAACGCCAGCTGGCTCTGGAAGTAATAGTCACCTTATCAGAAACTGCAACTCCAATGTTGAAAAAGCATACGAATATTATTGCACAGGCTGTGCCCCATATATTAGCAATGATGGTTGATCTTCAAGATGATGATGACTGGGTAAATGCTGATGAAATGGAAGAAGATGACTTTGACAGCAATGCGGTTGCTGCTGAGAGTGCCCTAGACAGACTGGCTTGTGGACTTGGTGGGAAAGTTGTTTTGCCAATGACCAAGGAGCATATCATGCAGATGCTTCAGAGCCCTGACTGGAAATGTCGACACGCCGGATTAATGGCCTTATCAGCCATTGGAGAAGGTTGCCATCAGCAAATGGAACCAATTCTAGATGAAACAGTTAACTCGGTTTTACTCTTTCTTCAGGATCCTCATCCAAGGGTAAGGGCTGCTGCCTGTACTACACTTGGACAGATGGCTACAGATTTTGCACCTAACTTCCAAAAGAAATTCCATGAGATAGTGATTACAGCTTTGTTGCGAACCATGGAAAACCAAGGTAATCAACGTGTGCAATCTCACGCAGCTTCTgctcttgttatttttattgaagaCTGCCCCAAGTCATTGCTAATTCTATATTTGGAAAATATGGCAAAAAGTCTCCATTCCATCTTGGTAATTAAACTTCAAGAGCTGATTCGGAATGGAACTAAGTTGGCCTTAGAACAACTTGTGACAACCATTGCTTCGGTTGCAGATGCAATAGAAGAAAGCTTTATTCCATATTATGATATATTTATGCCCTCACTCAAACACGTTGTTGAGCTCGCTGTTCAAAAGGAACTCAAACTTCTTCGAGGAAAAACTATTGAATGCATTAGCCATGTTGGACTTGCCGTTGGGAAGGAAAAATTTATGCAAGATGCATCAAATGTGATGCAGTTACTGTTGAAGACACAATCAGACTTAAATAACATGGAAGATGATGACCCTCAGACTTCTTACATGGTTTCAGCCTGGGCTAGAATGTGTAAAATCCTTGGCAAAGACTTTGAGCAATATCTCCCACTGGTTATTGAGCCACTTATCAAGACTGCTTCAGCTAAGCCTGATGTCGCTCTCTTAGACACACAGGATGTGGAGAACATGAGTGACGACGATGGCTGGCAGTTTGTAAACCTCGGAGACCAGCAAAGCTTTGGTATCAAAACTTCAGGACTTGAAGCAAAAGCAACTGCTTGCCAGATGTTGGTTTACTATGCTAAGGAGTTAAGAGAAGGATTTGTGGAATACACGGAACAAGTTGTGAAGATGATGGTTCCTctgctgaaattttattttcatgacaaTGTTCGAGTGGCAGCTGCGGAAGCCATGCCCTTTCTCTTGGAATGTGCAAGAATTCGTGGCTCAGAGTATCTTTCACAGATGTGGCAGTTTATATGTGATCCCTTAATCAAGGCAATTGGAACTGAACCTGATACAGATGTACTCTCAGAAATAATGAATTCTTTTGCCAAGTCCATTGAGGTCATGGGAGATGGTTGCCTCAACGATGAACACTTGGAAGAACTGGGAGGAATTTTGAAGGTAAAACTTGAAGGGCACTTTAAAAACCAAGAGTTACGGCAAGtaaaaaggcaagaagaaaattATGACCAACAGGTTGAAATGTCTCTTCAAGATGAGGATGAATGTGATGTTTATATTCTGACCAAAGTATCAGATATTTTGCACTCATTATTTAGTACTTACAAGGAAAAAATTTTGCCATGGTTTGAGCAGCTACTCCCACTAATTGTAAATCTAATTTGTTCAAGTAGGCCATGGCCAGACAGACAGTGGGGACTATGCATATTTGATGACATCATAGAGCATTGCAGTCCAACCTCATTCAAGTATGTTGAGTATTTTCGGTGGCCGATGCTTCTCAATATGCGAGACAACAACCCTGAAGTCAGACAAGCTGCTGCTTACGGACTGGGAGTCATGGCACAGTTTGGTGGAGATGACTATCGTTCCTTGTGTTCAGAAGCCGTTCCACTCTTGGTAAAAGTTATTAAGTGTGCAAattccaaaaccaaaaagaatgtgATTGCTACAGAGAACTGTATCTCAGCAATCGGAAAGATTCTGAAGTTTAAGCCCAACTGTGTAAATGTGGATGAAGTTCTCCCACACTGGTTATCGTGGCTTCCGCTGCATGAAGATAAAGAAGAAGCTATTCAGACTTTGAATTTTCTCTGTGACCTAATTGAAAGCAACCACCCAGTTGTGATTGGTCCAAATAATTCCAATCTTCCCAAAATCATCAGTATAATCGCAGAAGGAAAAATTAATGAAACTATTAGCCATGAAGACCCCTGTGCCAAACGCCTAGCTAATGTTGTTCGTCAGATACAGACTTCTGAAGAATTGTGGTTGGAATGCACATCTCAACTCGATGATGAACAGCAGGAAGCTTTACAGGAGTTACTCAGTTTTGCTTGA
- the Ranbp6 gene encoding ran-binding protein 6 isoform X2 — protein MAAAGSASLPATVSEKQEFYQLLKNLINPSCMVRRQAEEVYENIPGSSSKGKGCCLYYTWTDGYRFCT, from the exons ATGGCGGCGGCCGGGTCTGCAAGCTTGCCGGCGACCGTGTCGGAAAAGCAGGAGTTTTACCAGCTTCTGAAGAACCTGATCAATCCAAGCTGCATGGTGCGGAGGCAAGCCGAGGAGGTCTATGAGAATATCCCAG GATCCTCATCCAAGGGTAAGGGCTGCTGCCTGTACTACACTTGGACAGATGGCTACAGATTTTGCACCTAA